A single genomic interval of Corvus hawaiiensis isolate bCorHaw1 chromosome 5, bCorHaw1.pri.cur, whole genome shotgun sequence harbors:
- the PPID gene encoding peptidyl-prolyl cis-trans isomerase D, with protein sequence MSHASPVARPSKASNPRAFFDVDIGGERVGRIVFELFADVVPKTAENFRALCTGEKGIGPTTGKPLHYKGCPFHRIIKQFMVQGGDFSNQNGTGGESIYGEKFEDENFHYKHDKPGLLSMANAGPGTNGSQFFITTVPTSHLDGKHVVFGQVIKGMGVVKILENVEVKGENPAKLCVIAECGELKEGDDWGIIPQDGSGDAHPDFPEDSDIDLKDVDKIVAIAEDTKNIGNTFFKSQNWAMAAKKYSKSLRYVEASEAVAEEADKPKLKTVALTCVLNIGACKLKLSDWQGAIESCSEALKIDPANTKALYRRAQGWQGIKDLDQALADLKKAHEIAPEDKAIQTETLKIKQKIKAQKEKEKAAYAKMFA encoded by the exons ATGTCGCACGCGTCCCCTGTCGCCCGGCCCAGCAAGGCCAGCAACCCCCGCGCCTTCTTCGATGTGGACATCGGGGGCGAGcgag TTGGACGTATTGTCTTTGAATTATTTGCTGACGTTGTACCTAAAACTGCTGAGAATTTCCGTGCGTTATgtacaggagaaaaaggaatagGGCCTACCACTGGAAAACCTCTCCATTACAAAGGATGTCCTTTCCACAGAA ttattAAGCAATTTATGGTCCAGGGTGGAGACTTCTCAAACCAAAATGGCACAGGTGGAGAAAGTATATACGGTGAAAAATTTGAAGATGAAAACTTTCATTATAAG CATGATAAACCAGGTCTGCTGAGCATGGCAAATGCAGGACCTGGTACTAATGGCTCTCAGTTCTTTATTACAACGGTGCCTACTTCTCACCTGGATGGGAAACATGTGGTGTTTGGCCAAGTGATCAAAGGAATGGGTGTAGTTAAAATACTAGAAAACGTTGaagtaaaaggagaaaatcctGCTAAG TTATGTGTCATCGCCGAATGTGGAGAGCTAAAGGAAGGAGATGATTGGGGAATTATTCCCCAGGATGGATCTGGAGATGCTCATCCAGATTTTCCTGAAGATTCAGATATAGACTTGAAAGAt GTTGACAAGATTGTGGCCATAGCAGAAGACACAAAGAATATAGGAAATACTTTCTTCAAATCGCAAAATTGGGCAATGGCAGCTAAAAAGTATAGTAAAAGTTTACG GTATGTAGAAGCTTCtgaagcagtggcagaggaggcAGACAAACCAAAGTTAAAGACTGTTGCTTTGACCTGTGTTCTAAACATCGGTGCTTGCAAACTAAAACTGTCAGATTGGCAGGGAGCCATTGAGAGCTGTTCAGAG GCTCTTAAAATAGATCCAGCAAATACTAAAGCTCTCTACAGACGGGCTCAAGGATGGCAGGGAATAAAAGATCTCGATCAAGCACTG gCTGATCTTAAAAAGGCTCATGAAATAGCCCCTGAAGACAAAG CTATCCAGACAGAAACACTCAAAATCAAGCAGAAGATAAAAGcccaaaaggagaaagagaaagcagcttATGCTAAAAtgtttgcttga